In Verrucomicrobiia bacterium, the following proteins share a genomic window:
- a CDS encoding exosortase-associated EpsI family protein, whose protein sequence is MNTLKWSCFVLVLALIGGTALFLAPLRAHQKLGPPGVRTHPLAGSSRLQVDLPERVLYYDSQWIDVDDITKGTLPPDTSYGHRRYTAPDGFRLDLNVVLMGGDRTSLHKPQFCLEGQGLHIDQAASEQAQVRVGSPCAYDLPVVKLIATGRFTPSGGPPQTVRAVYVYWYVADDALSASASGFQRMYLMAKRVIRTGVLQRWAYVSCLALCEPGQEDATFERTKAFIAASAPGFELYPKAPTTAASLHP, encoded by the coding sequence ATGAACACGCTGAAATGGAGTTGTTTTGTCCTGGTTCTTGCCCTGATTGGGGGCACGGCTCTGTTTTTGGCGCCGCTGCGGGCTCATCAAAAGCTGGGCCCCCCCGGCGTCCGCACGCACCCGCTGGCTGGCAGCAGCCGGCTGCAAGTCGATCTGCCTGAACGAGTCCTTTATTACGATTCACAGTGGATTGATGTGGATGACATCACCAAAGGAACTCTGCCTCCAGACACCAGTTACGGCCATCGCCGCTACACCGCCCCGGACGGCTTTAGGCTGGATTTGAACGTGGTGCTCATGGGTGGAGACCGGACGAGCCTGCACAAGCCGCAGTTTTGTCTCGAAGGCCAGGGGTTGCACATCGATCAGGCCGCCTCGGAGCAGGCCCAGGTCCGCGTTGGGAGTCCTTGCGCCTACGATTTGCCGGTGGTTAAGCTCATTGCGACGGGCCGCTTTACCCCCAGCGGTGGACCGCCCCAGACAGTTCGAGCCGTCTATGTGTATTGGTATGTAGCCGATGATGCGCTAAGCGCCAGCGCCTCGGGTTTCCAACGCATGTATCTGATGGCCAAAAGAGTCATTCGCACCGGCGTGCTCCAGCGCTGGGCCTACGTCAGTTGCCTGGCCTTATGCGAGCCCGGCCAGGAAGATGCCACCTTCGAGCGCACCAAGGCATTCATCGCTGCGTCGGCCCCGGGATTTGAGCTTTATCCCAAGGCCCCGACGACCGCCGCTTCCCTTCATCCATAA
- a CDS encoding exosortase/archaeosortase family protein: MENQPGNGILEEFRIEFLSVWHRLPNKVFFLVLLAAWLALFEFLGNSTFGYAATPSLLRWMYIAYSGGGKSLFEADEGYAVLIPLVVLFLFWLKRRELLALKLQFWWPGLLLVGLGLGIHVLGYIVQQPRLSIIALFIGVYGLTGLAWGWPWLRASFFPFILFGFCVPLGSLAIPITFRLRLLVSELVEFVSHFFLAIDVIRQGTSLIDPSGHYQYEVAAACSGIRSLIATLALAVILGFSSFPAWWKRLTMMAAAVPLAVLGNLLRMLSIIIAAEIGGQKLGNRVHDGGPGGILSLLPYALAFLGLLLLEHFLRGRRPKSADAPARSEQP; encoded by the coding sequence ATGGAAAATCAACCCGGCAACGGTATTCTCGAGGAATTTCGGATCGAGTTCCTCTCGGTTTGGCATCGGCTGCCGAATAAGGTTTTTTTCCTGGTCTTGCTGGCAGCCTGGCTGGCGTTATTCGAATTTTTGGGCAATTCAACGTTCGGTTATGCAGCTACCCCTTCGCTGTTGCGCTGGATGTACATTGCCTATAGTGGCGGCGGCAAGAGCCTCTTCGAAGCCGACGAGGGTTACGCAGTCCTGATCCCCTTGGTGGTGCTGTTTCTATTCTGGTTGAAACGGCGGGAACTGCTGGCTCTTAAACTGCAATTCTGGTGGCCCGGCTTGCTGTTGGTCGGCCTTGGCCTGGGAATACACGTCCTTGGGTATATCGTGCAACAGCCCCGTCTGTCGATCATAGCCCTGTTCATTGGCGTGTACGGGCTGACCGGCCTTGCCTGGGGCTGGCCCTGGTTGCGGGCCTCTTTTTTTCCTTTTATTCTCTTTGGTTTCTGTGTCCCGCTGGGGTCACTGGCTATCCCGATTACGTTTCGGCTGCGGCTGCTGGTCTCTGAGTTGGTCGAGTTCGTGTCGCATTTCTTCCTGGCCATCGACGTGATTCGCCAAGGCACCAGCCTGATCGATCCGTCCGGTCACTACCAATATGAGGTCGCCGCCGCCTGTAGCGGCATTCGCAGCCTGATTGCCACGCTGGCTTTGGCTGTCATTCTGGGCTTTAGTTCCTTCCCGGCCTGGTGGAAACGACTGACTATGATGGCTGCCGCCGTCCCTCTAGCCGTCCTAGGCAACCTGTTGCGGATGTTATCGATCATCATCGCGGCGGAAATCGGGGGTCAGAAATTGGGCAATCGCGTTCACGATGGGGGTCCTGGCGGCATCCTGAGCTTGCTTCCTTACGCGCTGGCATTCCTCGGACTCTTGCTCCTGGAACACTTTTTGCGCGGGCGCCGTCCCAAATCAGCCGATGCCCCGGCGCGCTCCGAACAGCCATGA
- a CDS encoding YihY/virulence factor BrkB family protein: MNLKSVWGLFKETINEFNQDRVLRLAAATAYYAIFSIGPLLVLVAGLGGLIFGQARVRIEVTRQVGSFVGPKSAEVIDSMMSAQLMHGSRMATLIGAVVLFLGATGAFGQLQDSLNTIWGVTTKPGQSIVAFIRDRFFSLAMVLVIAFLLLVSMALTAFVNIFAKYLATLISVPPWLAPVFNAVLSVATTALLFALIFKILPDVKIRWRHVRDGAIGTALLFAGGQHLLALYLKHETSAAAYGAGSAFMAILLYVYYSSVILYLGAEFTQVYARFYGSRLEPSKYAIRITDHERAEQGMPTNEQIERAARRNTQPAQGAKPGTARPGSR; encoded by the coding sequence ATGAACCTAAAATCGGTCTGGGGCCTTTTCAAAGAGACAATAAACGAGTTCAACCAGGACCGTGTCCTGCGCCTGGCTGCTGCCACGGCTTATTATGCGATTTTTTCCATCGGTCCGTTGCTGGTGCTGGTAGCCGGGCTGGGCGGATTGATCTTCGGCCAGGCGCGGGTGAGAATTGAAGTGACGCGGCAGGTGGGGTCCTTTGTGGGCCCAAAATCCGCCGAGGTCATCGATTCGATGATGAGCGCGCAATTGATGCACGGCAGCCGCATGGCCACTCTCATCGGAGCAGTGGTCCTGTTCCTGGGCGCTACAGGGGCCTTTGGACAGTTGCAGGATTCGCTGAATACCATTTGGGGAGTGACGACCAAACCCGGCCAAAGCATCGTCGCCTTTATCCGCGACCGTTTTTTCTCGCTGGCAATGGTGTTGGTGATCGCGTTCCTGCTTTTGGTTTCAATGGCCTTAACGGCTTTCGTGAATATTTTTGCCAAGTACCTTGCCACTCTTATCTCAGTGCCGCCCTGGTTGGCCCCGGTGTTCAACGCGGTTCTCTCTGTCGCCACAACGGCTCTCCTGTTTGCCTTGATATTCAAGATTCTGCCCGATGTGAAGATTCGCTGGCGTCACGTTCGTGACGGGGCCATCGGCACAGCCCTGCTTTTCGCCGGCGGGCAACATCTCCTGGCCCTTTATCTGAAGCATGAAACCAGTGCCGCCGCGTATGGGGCCGGCAGCGCGTTTATGGCCATCCTTCTCTATGTCTATTACTCTTCGGTGATTCTTTATCTGGGCGCCGAGTTCACTCAGGTGTACGCCAGGTTCTATGGCTCTCGACTCGAGCCCAGCAAGTACGCCATCCGCATTACGGACCACGAACGCGCCGAACAAGGAATGCCAACCAATGAGCAAATTGAGCGGGCCGCCCGCCGTAACACACAACCCGCCCAAGGTGCAAAGCCCGGCACAGCGCGCCCAGGCAGCCGTTAG
- a CDS encoding serine protease codes for MTRTPRLFPYCRLPMLLAAFMAFAGGPALADELAEKGRAIFKANQHAVVTVQLVVKSKFSMGGMGGQANESRQDVTGTVLDPSGLVVLSLAATDPGQMIQSMMSGMSDDDSKFKMETELSDIKILLDDGSEIPAEVVLRDRDLDLAFVRPKAPPANPFIALDLAQNAKAGLLDQVITLNRLGNAAGRAYSASVERIAAIVERPRLFYVPENSLTMTALGCPAFTLDGKVLGVFVMRALKNHGGGGMGILSPQQANITAIIIPAEDILKAAKQAPPASEKKEKETPAAGEKKEAPVETK; via the coding sequence ATGACTCGAACTCCACGGCTGTTTCCGTATTGCCGGCTGCCGATGCTATTGGCCGCTTTCATGGCTTTTGCCGGTGGCCCGGCCCTCGCCGATGAGTTGGCGGAGAAGGGCAGGGCCATTTTCAAAGCAAACCAGCACGCCGTGGTCACTGTCCAATTGGTCGTCAAAAGCAAGTTTTCCATGGGCGGCATGGGCGGCCAGGCCAACGAATCGCGCCAGGATGTGACTGGCACGGTGCTCGACCCTTCCGGCCTCGTTGTTCTATCGCTCGCCGCCACTGACCCCGGGCAGATGATCCAAAGCATGATGTCAGGCATGTCGGATGACGATTCGAAGTTCAAAATGGAGACTGAGCTCAGTGATATTAAGATTCTCCTGGACGACGGCAGCGAAATACCTGCCGAGGTGGTCCTGCGTGACCGGGACCTGGACCTTGCCTTTGTGCGGCCCAAGGCCCCTCCGGCCAATCCCTTCATCGCTCTCGACCTGGCCCAAAACGCCAAGGCCGGGTTGCTCGATCAGGTCATCACCCTCAACCGGCTTGGCAACGCCGCTGGCCGCGCCTACTCCGCCTCGGTCGAGCGCATCGCCGCCATTGTCGAACGGCCCCGCCTCTTTTACGTCCCCGAGAACTCCCTGACCATGACGGCCCTGGGCTGTCCGGCGTTCACCCTGGACGGCAAGGTCCTGGGCGTCTTTGTCATGCGCGCATTGAAAAACCACGGCGGGGGCGGTATGGGGATTCTAAGCCCGCAGCAAGCGAACATCACGGCAATCATCATACCCGCCGAGGACATCCTCAAGGCAGCCAAACAAGCCCCGCCAGCCAGCGAAAAGAAAGAGAAAGAAACCCCCGCTGCCGGCGAAAAGAAAGAGGCGCCTGTTGAGACTAAATAG
- a CDS encoding UDP-glucuronic acid decarboxylase family protein — protein sequence MKSRPGSNPARRSTPLRPPASVVTGAAGFLGSHLTDLLLARGHKVIGIDNFVTGTVDNISHLGGNPNFKFIQQDVTEFLFLDAAVDYVWHFASPASPIDYLELPIQTLKVGSLGTHKALGLAKNKNARFLIASTSEIYGDPLVHPQTEDYWGNVNTIGPRGCYDEAKRFAEAMTMAYHREHKVQTRVVRIFNTYGPRMRLNDGRVVPAFISQALENKPLTVFGRGLQTRSFCYVSDLIEGIYRLMLSDYNLPVNIGNPAEMTVLDFAKQIIRATGSRSRVSFKPLPQDDPKQRQPDISRARKLLGWEPKVPLDQGLVRTIEYFRKKV from the coding sequence GTGAAGAGCCGCCCGGGAAGCAACCCCGCGCGGCGTTCGACTCCCCTCCGCCCCCCGGCCAGCGTCGTCACTGGCGCCGCCGGCTTCCTCGGGTCGCACCTGACGGATTTGCTTCTGGCGCGCGGGCACAAGGTCATTGGCATCGATAATTTCGTCACGGGAACGGTCGATAACATTTCGCACCTGGGCGGTAACCCGAATTTCAAGTTCATCCAGCAGGATGTGACCGAGTTCCTGTTCCTGGATGCGGCGGTGGATTACGTCTGGCATTTCGCTTCGCCGGCCAGCCCCATTGATTATCTCGAATTGCCCATCCAAACCCTCAAAGTGGGCTCGTTGGGCACCCATAAAGCCCTCGGGTTGGCCAAGAACAAAAACGCCCGGTTTTTGATTGCCTCGACCTCGGAGATTTACGGCGACCCGCTGGTCCACCCGCAGACGGAGGATTACTGGGGCAATGTGAATACGATCGGCCCTCGCGGGTGTTACGACGAAGCCAAGCGCTTTGCAGAGGCCATGACCATGGCCTATCACCGCGAGCATAAGGTCCAAACCCGTGTCGTGCGCATCTTTAACACCTACGGGCCGCGCATGCGCCTGAATGACGGACGGGTTGTCCCCGCCTTCATCAGCCAGGCGCTCGAGAATAAGCCGCTCACCGTCTTTGGGCGCGGCCTCCAGACCCGCAGCTTTTGTTATGTATCGGACCTTATCGAGGGCATTTACCGGTTGATGTTGAGTGATTACAACCTGCCGGTGAATATTGGCAATCCCGCGGAAATGACCGTGCTCGATTTTGCCAAGCAGATTATCCGCGCCACCGGTTCCCGAAGCCGGGTTTCCTTTAAGCCCCTGCCGCAGGATGACCCCAAGCAGCGCCAACCCGACATCTCCCGCGCCCGCAAGCTCTTGGGTTGGGAACCCAAAGTCCCCCTCGACCAAGGGTTGGTGCGCACCATCGAGTATTTCCGCAAGAAGGTGTAG
- a CDS encoding PDZ domain-containing protein, with product MAVKHWSKLPATLTIGLAFILADAGAQNAFAGQEMSPDVRAAIDLAIGHMRPSLVRIRVVMTEYRDGREFKQQAVGSGAIITRDGYIITNHHVAGHAARLICTLWNREEIEAELVGTDPLTDISVIKLKPGQPREFVPASFGDSSRIRVGDPVLAMGSPMALSQSVTLGIISNGEMIMPRMFGTLGRFRLDGEDVGSLVRWIGHDAAIYGGNSGGPLVNLSGQIIGINEIRFGLSGAIPGNLAQGIARELIAHGKIQRSWLGLDVQPLFKHTEVKDARGVIISGVINGSPAAEAGLQAGDLLLSLNGKATTVRFDEELPDFMRLSTSLPLDKDVSAVVLRAGQQMTFAIRPVERGELNPKEQELKQWGLTVRNLSFLAAKEMKRTNQEGVLVTSVRPGGPAGEAKPALDSKDVITEVNHTPVKNVEELVRLTDALTKGRTDLTPAIATFERESQRYLTVVKLGIQELRDPGLEVTKAWLPVETHVISRDIARQIGQPALKGFYITEVYPNTTADKAGLKPGDFLTAVDDQKLTASGPEDEEDFAALIRQYDIGAQIRLSVLRGTNRLSIPVGLERSPKLRREMKKYQNDDFDFTARNIAFFDTADQQWPADQRGVLVEDVKSGGWAELGSLYVDDLIVEVDGQPVPDVDALKSVMTAIARDKRSFVVLKVLRGIHTVFVELEPAWKKS from the coding sequence ATGGCCGTGAAACACTGGTCCAAACTTCCTGCCACCCTCACTATCGGCTTGGCCTTCATTCTCGCGGACGCTGGCGCGCAGAACGCATTCGCGGGACAGGAGATGAGCCCCGATGTGCGCGCGGCTATCGACCTGGCCATCGGCCATATGCGGCCTTCTCTTGTCCGCATCCGCGTCGTGATGACCGAATACCGCGACGGGCGTGAGTTTAAGCAACAGGCCGTCGGCAGCGGAGCCATCATCACCCGGGACGGTTATATCATCACCAACCATCATGTGGCCGGTCATGCCGCGCGGTTGATCTGCACCCTCTGGAACCGCGAGGAAATCGAGGCCGAGTTGGTCGGCACCGACCCGCTGACCGATATCTCCGTCATCAAGCTCAAACCCGGGCAGCCCCGCGAGTTTGTCCCAGCCTCCTTCGGCGATTCCTCTCGAATTCGCGTGGGCGACCCAGTCCTGGCGATGGGCAGTCCCATGGCCTTGTCGCAATCAGTCACCCTGGGCATCATCAGCAACGGCGAAATGATTATGCCCCGCATGTTCGGTACCCTGGGCCGCTTCCGGCTCGACGGCGAGGATGTGGGTTCACTGGTGCGATGGATTGGGCACGACGCCGCCATCTACGGCGGCAATTCCGGCGGCCCGCTGGTGAACCTTTCCGGCCAGATTATTGGCATTAACGAAATCCGCTTTGGCCTCAGCGGCGCCATTCCCGGCAATCTCGCCCAGGGCATCGCGCGCGAACTCATCGCGCATGGCAAAATCCAGCGGAGCTGGCTGGGCCTGGATGTGCAGCCGCTTTTCAAACACACCGAAGTCAAAGATGCGCGCGGAGTTATCATCAGCGGCGTCATCAACGGGTCCCCTGCCGCCGAGGCGGGCCTGCAAGCGGGCGATTTGCTTCTGAGCCTGAATGGCAAGGCTACCACGGTTCGTTTTGATGAGGAGCTGCCCGATTTCATGCGCCTGTCCACCAGCCTCCCCCTCGATAAAGACGTCAGTGCCGTCGTCCTGCGCGCCGGCCAGCAAATGACCTTTGCCATCCGCCCGGTCGAACGCGGCGAACTCAACCCCAAAGAACAGGAACTCAAACAATGGGGATTGACTGTGCGCAACCTCTCTTTCCTGGCTGCCAAAGAAATGAAACGCACCAATCAAGAAGGCGTCCTGGTCACCTCCGTCCGCCCCGGTGGCCCCGCCGGGGAAGCCAAACCCGCTCTGGATTCCAAAGATGTCATCACCGAGGTCAATCACACCCCGGTCAAGAATGTCGAGGAATTGGTCCGCCTGACCGATGCATTGACCAAAGGCCGCACCGATCTGACTCCGGCCATTGCCACCTTCGAACGCGAGTCCCAGCGCTATTTGACGGTTGTTAAGCTCGGCATCCAGGAACTGCGCGACCCGGGGCTTGAAGTCACAAAGGCCTGGCTGCCCGTAGAGACTCATGTCATCAGCCGCGACATCGCCCGCCAGATCGGTCAGCCGGCCCTCAAAGGATTCTATATTACCGAGGTCTATCCCAATACCACCGCTGACAAAGCCGGCCTCAAACCCGGCGACTTCCTCACCGCTGTCGATGACCAAAAACTCACCGCCTCCGGGCCCGAGGACGAGGAGGATTTCGCGGCTTTGATTCGCCAATACGATATCGGCGCCCAAATCCGGTTGTCCGTCTTGCGCGGCACAAACCGGCTGTCCATCCCAGTGGGGCTCGAGCGTTCGCCCAAACTCCGGCGTGAGATGAAGAAGTATCAAAACGATGATTTCGATTTCACCGCCCGCAATATAGCCTTCTTTGATACTGCCGACCAGCAATGGCCGGCCGATCAGCGCGGCGTCCTGGTCGAGGATGTCAAGTCCGGAGGCTGGGCTGAACTCGGCTCCCTCTACGTCGATGACCTCATCGTCGAGGTGGACGGCCAACCCGTCCCGGATGTGGACGCCCTCAAATCTGTTATGACCGCCATCGCTCGCGACAAAAGGTCCTTTGTCGTATTGAAGGTGCTGCGTGGCATTCATACCGTTTTTGTCGAACTCGAACCCGCTTGGAAAAAATCGTGA
- a CDS encoding glycosyltransferase family 9 protein — protein sequence MIPLHADSAAIQPRSILLIKAHSAGVGDLLRSSAAWRALRNRFPYAELHLWFLTRDPGAASEQLIARHHLLASFQVSDKRTQGIAGWKRLLREASAVASRTRPDLIVDFEPNGFRTSLLARILGRQTGAKSIGIAEVPFRAWCYNLAAPSAGTYARSHGMAVPLEYAERDFVALAALGIARGGTPIELQETEEGRGFRARLLEQPGIKGAQRLVGLNIGCGTAGAEGKRPPLDLLAQLVTELQRRHAFALVLTGAPFEQEINRHFLARFQGACPVLDLSGHTSILELAGAIKACSLFISSDSGPYHMAVALRVPTLALFRSTSSEHYHSHGWVQCLVARDIQSLPAVLKAAEGLFCEAG from the coding sequence TTGATCCCTTTACATGCTGATTCTGCGGCCATCCAGCCTCGGAGCATCCTGCTCATCAAGGCTCACAGCGCCGGGGTAGGCGATCTGTTGCGCAGTTCGGCTGCCTGGCGCGCATTGCGCAATCGCTTTCCGTATGCTGAACTGCATCTCTGGTTTCTCACGCGCGACCCTGGCGCCGCTTCCGAACAGCTCATAGCCCGCCATCACTTGCTAGCCAGTTTCCAGGTCTCTGACAAACGGACCCAGGGCATAGCCGGTTGGAAACGGCTCCTCCGCGAGGCCAGCGCCGTAGCCTCCCGCACCCGGCCAGATTTGATTGTGGATTTCGAGCCGAACGGGTTCCGCACCTCGCTTCTGGCGCGGATTCTGGGACGCCAAACGGGCGCCAAAAGCATCGGCATCGCGGAAGTTCCGTTTCGAGCGTGGTGCTACAATCTGGCTGCCCCCTCAGCCGGGACTTATGCGCGGAGCCATGGGATGGCCGTGCCCCTGGAGTATGCGGAGCGCGATTTTGTAGCGCTGGCAGCTTTGGGTATCGCCCGGGGCGGCACACCCATCGAGTTGCAGGAAACCGAAGAAGGCCGTGGGTTTCGAGCGCGCCTGCTCGAACAACCCGGCATCAAGGGCGCCCAACGGCTGGTGGGCCTTAACATTGGCTGCGGCACCGCGGGGGCTGAAGGCAAACGACCGCCGCTGGACCTTTTGGCGCAACTTGTCACCGAGTTGCAGCGCCGACATGCTTTTGCTCTCGTGCTCACCGGCGCGCCCTTCGAACAGGAAATCAACCGGCATTTTCTTGCCCGCTTTCAGGGCGCCTGCCCGGTGCTCGATCTGTCCGGACACACCAGCATCCTGGAATTGGCCGGCGCAATTAAGGCGTGCAGTTTGTTCATTTCGAGCGATTCGGGTCCTTATCATATGGCCGTGGCATTGCGCGTTCCGACCCTGGCCCTGTTCCGCTCAACCTCTTCGGAGCATTATCACTCGCATGGCTGGGTCCAGTGCCTGGTAGCCAGAGATATCCAGAGCTTGCCCGCCGTCCTGAAAGCGGCCGAAGGGCTTTTCTGCGAAGCAGGCTGA
- a CDS encoding DUF423 domain-containing protein: MTNSTALRLAAAFGLMAVGLGAFGAHSLRPLLERNQTAAIWEKAVFYHFIHAVMLFILAEHTPLRRGPWWLFLAGIVIFSGSLYLLALTNLRWLGMITPVGGISFIAGWACLMICPSGKAAPM; encoded by the coding sequence ATGACCAACTCAACCGCCTTGCGCCTGGCAGCCGCCTTCGGGTTGATGGCCGTTGGCCTCGGGGCATTCGGCGCGCATAGCTTGCGCCCACTCCTGGAACGCAACCAGACCGCCGCTATCTGGGAGAAGGCCGTCTTTTACCATTTCATCCATGCCGTCATGCTGTTCATCCTGGCCGAACACACCCCTTTGCGGCGTGGCCCATGGTGGCTGTTTTTGGCCGGCATCGTCATCTTTTCCGGCTCGCTCTACCTGCTGGCGCTGACCAATCTGCGCTGGCTCGGGATGATCACCCCTGTAGGTGGCATCAGCTTCATCGCCGGTTGGGCTTGCTTAATGATTTGTCCCTCGGGCAAAGCCGCCCCGATGTAA
- a CDS encoding M48 family metallopeptidase, protein MIAPQWVMGVVLVLLAARWASQLGLERLNRRHVLARAHGVPEAFKTVIDEPAYAQSVRYTLAKSRLHQVELSYDALLLAIVLFSGILPWCLAFFIRRFGPSAWAMAACLFLIGLLLSLTNLPFDWYAQFRLEERFGFNTSTQRVWWTDRVKGLLLALILGYPLALLILKLAEWTGRWWWFWAWGALLGFQLVMAVLAPILILPLFNKFTPLSEGSPRQRLLALAARTHFPARKIQVMDGSKRSRHSNAFFTGFGRFRKIVLFDTLMQQLTEPELEAVLAHEIGHYKKKHILKLLAGSALVSLAGFYLLGLLAQASWFYSAFGFVPGNIAPALLLFALLSGIVTFWFSPLAHWWSRRYEYQADAFAVRVLNETRSLVGALRKLNERNLSNLTPHPVYSGFYYSHPTLLERERALERLSGVT, encoded by the coding sequence ATGATTGCTCCGCAGTGGGTGATGGGTGTTGTGCTGGTGTTGTTAGCGGCCCGATGGGCTTCGCAACTTGGGCTCGAGCGTTTGAACCGCCGGCACGTCTTGGCGCGAGCTCATGGGGTCCCCGAGGCCTTCAAAACGGTCATCGATGAGCCGGCTTATGCCCAATCTGTGCGCTATACCCTGGCTAAAAGCCGCCTTCACCAGGTGGAACTCAGCTATGATGCCCTTCTCCTGGCCATTGTGCTCTTCAGCGGCATCCTGCCATGGTGCTTAGCCTTTTTTATCCGCAGATTTGGCCCCTCGGCCTGGGCCATGGCCGCTTGCCTGTTTCTAATCGGCCTGCTCTTATCGCTGACTAACCTGCCCTTCGATTGGTATGCCCAATTCCGCCTGGAAGAACGCTTCGGATTTAACACCAGCACTCAAAGAGTGTGGTGGACAGATCGGGTCAAGGGCCTGTTGCTGGCCTTGATTCTCGGTTATCCACTGGCGCTGTTGATACTGAAGCTAGCCGAGTGGACCGGTCGATGGTGGTGGTTTTGGGCCTGGGGAGCGCTTCTGGGCTTTCAACTTGTGATGGCTGTGCTGGCGCCCATTCTCATCCTCCCTTTATTCAATAAATTCACACCCCTTTCTGAAGGCAGCCCGCGCCAGCGGCTGTTGGCTCTGGCGGCGCGCACCCATTTTCCCGCCCGAAAAATCCAGGTGATGGACGGCAGTAAACGCTCCCGCCATTCCAATGCCTTCTTCACCGGGTTTGGCCGGTTCCGGAAAATCGTCCTGTTCGACACGCTTATGCAGCAGTTGACCGAGCCTGAACTGGAGGCGGTTCTGGCTCACGAAATCGGGCATTACAAAAAAAAGCATATCCTCAAACTCCTGGCCGGTTCGGCCTTGGTGTCTCTGGCAGGGTTTTATCTTCTGGGATTACTGGCGCAAGCAAGCTGGTTTTATAGCGCTTTCGGTTTTGTGCCGGGCAACATTGCCCCGGCGCTGTTGTTATTCGCGCTATTATCAGGAATCGTTACGTTTTGGTTTTCGCCCTTGGCCCATTGGTGGTCGCGCCGGTATGAATACCAGGCAGACGCCTTCGCAGTGCGCGTTCTCAACGAGACCCGTTCCCTGGTGGGGGCATTGCGCAAACTCAACGAGCGAAACCTGTCCAATTTAACCCCGCACCCCGTTTATAGCGGTTTTTATTACTCGCATCCCACTCTGCTGGAAAGGGAGCGCGCTCTGGAACGGCTATCGGGCGTCACTTAA
- a CDS encoding sugar transferase, with product MLRRDRLIRMQVHQFMDAAIFAVSFSLAYMLRSSEVIIQSFHLNEVRPLEEYAWLFFILIPAAPLVLEAQGFYNRALLCSRASTAWSLFKGCALTALILILALFLSRREVARWVPIWFGCISFSLVFLKEELLMRAFRSKVAQAQFRRRFLLMGTVEETARMRNELRSKSPEAFDVVAELDLNQTPVERLVELLHEHSVNGVIVSSKRSFFDQVETAIRACELEGVEVWLLADFFKTQISHTTFDDFYGQPIMVFRSVPEASWQGVLKQLGDFIGAILLLILSAPFLFLAALAIKLTSPGPILFRQQRSGLNGRPFTIYKFRTMVTNAEQVKHELAAMNEMTGPVFKVTKDPRITPVGGFLRKFSLDEFPQLFNVLRGEMSLVGPRPLPVDEVRRFHDMAHRRRLSVKPGLTCLWQVSGRNNLRDFRDWVRLDLEYIDNWSLWLDFKILCRTVPVVLTGAGAK from the coding sequence ATGTTGCGCCGCGACCGCCTGATTCGGATGCAGGTCCATCAATTCATGGACGCGGCCATCTTTGCCGTGAGCTTCTCGCTGGCTTACATGCTGCGTTCCAGCGAGGTGATCATCCAATCGTTTCATTTGAATGAAGTCCGGCCACTCGAGGAATATGCCTGGCTCTTCTTCATCCTGATTCCCGCCGCGCCACTGGTCCTTGAAGCCCAGGGCTTCTATAACCGGGCGCTGTTGTGCTCGCGCGCTTCCACTGCCTGGAGCTTATTCAAAGGCTGCGCCCTGACGGCCCTGATCTTGATTCTTGCCTTGTTCCTCTCACGCCGGGAAGTGGCCCGCTGGGTGCCCATCTGGTTTGGGTGCATCAGTTTCAGCCTGGTGTTTCTCAAGGAAGAACTGCTCATGCGCGCTTTCCGAAGCAAGGTCGCCCAAGCCCAGTTCCGGCGCCGGTTTCTGCTCATGGGCACCGTCGAGGAGACTGCCCGCATGCGCAACGAGCTGAGGTCCAAATCACCCGAGGCCTTTGATGTCGTAGCCGAATTAGACCTCAACCAGACCCCCGTCGAGCGCCTGGTCGAACTGCTCCATGAGCACTCCGTCAACGGCGTTATTGTCAGTTCCAAACGCTCCTTCTTCGACCAGGTCGAAACCGCCATCCGCGCTTGCGAGCTCGAAGGGGTCGAGGTCTGGTTGCTGGCGGACTTTTTCAAGACCCAAATTTCACACACCACCTTCGATGATTTCTACGGCCAGCCCATCATGGTATTTCGCTCCGTGCCGGAGGCCTCATGGCAAGGTGTGCTCAAGCAATTGGGCGATTTTATCGGCGCCATCCTGCTGCTGATACTCTCGGCGCCTTTCCTCTTTTTGGCTGCCCTCGCTATTAAGCTCACCTCTCCGGGCCCCATCCTGTTCCGCCAGCAGCGCTCCGGGCTCAACGGACGGCCCTTTACCATTTACAAATTCCGCACCATGGTTACCAATGCAGAGCAGGTGAAACATGAATTGGCCGCCATGAACGAGATGACCGGGCCGGTTTTCAAGGTCACCAAAGACCCCCGCATCACACCCGTCGGCGGTTTCCTGCGCAAATTCAGCCTCGATGAATTCCCGCAACTTTTTAACGTGCTCCGTGGCGAGATGAGCCTCGTCGGCCCGCGGCCTCTCCCGGTCGATGAGGTCCGCCGCTTCCATGACATGGCACATCGGCGCCGCCTCAGCGTCAAACCGGGTCTGACCTGCCTGTGGCAAGTCAGCGGGCGTAATAACCTGCGCGACTTCCGGGATTGGGTCCGCCTGGACCTCGAGTACATCGATAACTGGTCGCTCTGGCTCGATTTTAAAATCCTTTGCCGCACAGTCCCGGTCGTGCTGACCGGAGCGGGGGCCAAGTGA